TGGCGGTGATCCCGCCCGGCAGCCGGGCCGCGCTGATCAGCAGCAACGCGAAGAACAAGCCGATATTGGTCAGCGCCAGGACGGTGACGGGAAACAGGATGCGAAGCGGCGGCAGGCGCCGGACCAGCAGCAGCATCAGGAGCCCGGCCGGCAGCGCCCGCAGGGCAGAGATCAGGACCGGGTGATCCGTCGGCAATGCCCCGACAAAGACGACATAGGTCGTGCCCCAAAGCATCGGCCCGATGGCGGTGCCGATGAAGCGGCCGGCATTCCGGTCAGCCATGCCAATCCTCGCGGTCGGGATGATCCTTGCCGGCGCGCCGGGTTCAGCGCGCCAGGTCCGGCGTCCAGTCTCCGGGCTCGGGCTTGCGCGTCAGATAGCTGATCACCATGTCGACCAGATGCGCCTGGCGGTGCTCGATATTCTCGGGGGCGCTCAGCTTCCGATTGAACAGCATCGACAGCGTGTGCCGGTTCGACAGGTAGAAATAGCCCAGGCCCGAGATCGAGATATACAGCTCGACCGGATCGACGCCCTTGCGGAAGACGCCCTGTTCTTCGCCCTGGCGCAGGATCTCGCGCAGGTTTTCCGACAGCCGGTCATACATGCTGCGGATGATCGTCGACTTGGCGATATGCCGGGCGCGATAGAGGTTCTCGGTGTTCAGCATCACGATCACGTCCGGCTCCTCGACGAAGACCCGGAAGGTGTTCTCGCACAGCCGGATCATCGCGCTGAGCGGGTCGAGTCCGTTCACCGGAACATCGCTCTGCCGGCGGCGGAGCGTCTCGTAGGTGCGTTCGAGGATGCGGATATACAGATCCTCCTTGCCGCGGAAATAGTGGTAGAGCAGGTTCTTGCTGACCTTGGCCCGGGCCACGATGGCATCCACGCGCGCGCCGTCATAGCCGCGGCGCGCGAATTCCGCCTGCGCTGCCGCCAGGATCCTTTCCTGCGTCCGGATCGCATCCCGGATAGCGGGTTTCTCCGCCATCTGCCCCCCACCACTTGCATCGAAGGGCCGTTCAGCACGGCACCTTCCGCCTTTCCGCCACGAAGGGCGCACAACGCTCGACCGAAGCGGCGACCGTTTCGTCGCCGTCGCGCAGCCACCAGTCGAACTTCGAGAACAGCTCGATCTCGAAGGGACCGTCATAGCCGATCTCGTCGAGAAGCGCCTTGTAAGCCGCGAAGTCGACCACGCCGTCGCCGATCATGCCCCTGTCATGGTATAGATCGCGGGTCGGCACAAGCCAGTCGCAGAGGTGGAAGGTCAGGATATTTTCCGGCCCCGCCTCGCGCAGCCCCGGCATGAAACCGGCATCCCACCAGCAATGATAGGTATCGGCGACGATGCCCGCGCTGTCGCCCAGGCTGCGGCAAAGATCCAGGCAATGCGCGAAGTTGTTGAGGCAGCTGCGATCGGCGGCATACATCGGATGCAGGGGCTCAAGGCCCAGCTTGACCCCGACCTGCCGGGCATGGGGCAAAAGCTCTTCCAGCGCCCCGATCACCCGCGACCGCGCCGCCGCCAGATCCTTTTCGCCCGTCGCCAGCCCGCCCGGCACGATCACCAGGCAAGGCGCGCCGATCTCGGCCGCCGCGTCCAGGCGGCGACGGTTTTC
This Paracoccus pantotrophus DNA region includes the following protein-coding sequences:
- a CDS encoding sugar phosphate isomerase/epimerase family protein; its protein translation is MPDLRRFAINQITTRDWTLEQAVNGYARQGVAGIGVWMEYLDAAGIGQGARLIRDAGLFVPCLCTSAWVNIADKGGFAAALAENRRRLDAAAEIGAPCLVIVPGGLATGEKDLAAARSRVIGALEELLPHARQVGVKLGLEPLHPMYAADRSCLNNFAHCLDLCRSLGDSAGIVADTYHCWWDAGFMPGLREAGPENILTFHLCDWLVPTRDLYHDRGMIGDGVVDFAAYKALLDEIGYDGPFEIELFSKFDWWLRDGDETVAASVERCAPFVAERRKVPC
- a CDS encoding TetR/AcrR family transcriptional regulator; translation: MAEKPAIRDAIRTQERILAAAQAEFARRGYDGARVDAIVARAKVSKNLLYHYFRGKEDLYIRILERTYETLRRRQSDVPVNGLDPLSAMIRLCENTFRVFVEEPDVIVMLNTENLYRARHIAKSTIIRSMYDRLSENLREILRQGEEQGVFRKGVDPVELYISISGLGYFYLSNRHTLSMLFNRKLSAPENIEHRQAHLVDMVISYLTRKPEPGDWTPDLAR